The Mangifera indica cultivar Alphonso chromosome 12, CATAS_Mindica_2.1, whole genome shotgun sequence DNA window actcacccatgtgTAAACAactgttaaattttatgttaaatataaaggtaaaatcgttattttattgtttatattcaaattatataattttatcacatttttctctaattttaaaaattaacattttacccTCAtaccttaactttgaaaagtaactttcacctccccaaatccctaatttttttcactctCCCTCCGACCACCGACAACGACGTGGCTGAACGAAGAATGACGAGCATCATCTTGTCATCCAGATCTAAATGATGGTCATCCTCCTTGGACGATGATCATTATTCAAAGGTCGACCTCTAACGAAAACTCCTCCACCGTCAGTCGGCCGTCACCGTAGAAAGTGACTGGATTTcagagagaaaaaatgaattttttaaaacttaattcaggggaaaaatattagttttttaaattaaaggggggaaatgagataaaattttaattattttaatattattgataaaatgatgaatttgccCCTTAACCCTAATAGAAAATATGTAGATGTGTCCtaatagattaaactttgggtggatgTTTAGGGTTTTCATCAAGTGtgggtatacttttgagattagactaaaacttaggtgggaaattgtcTTTTTCCCTTTCATATTGGTGAGATTGTTCATAATAacttaatttatctattataaataagtttgacTTCTTTCTAATCGCAATTTAGTTTCctaatatgttttcttttattagaaaatattattttaaaatattattttttattaaaattaacaaactgATATGTTAAGGACTTGACACAGCATGCCCTATATAGAGGCATGTTGTGAGTCTTGTAATTTTTGCTAGTTGGCTTGGCTTGAAGGCCTGTTATTTTGCGGGTTTTGGGCCCAACCTTAGCATGACCCATTGTCGTGTCTAATTGGGACGACTTTCTTTTTGTAAAATCAATTGATCAAGAATGGGTGCAATATAAACATTGTAACAAAAACCTTACAAGGTCTCTGTTACAGTGTTTGCATTGCATCTATTTTTAATCCATTAAGTTTACAAATTGAAGTCCCCATCGCTTGTACACACTTTCTGTTTagaacatattaagtttttttcattattaaaatattttaaagaaaaataataattaacaaaattagaaaaaccaaaaaaaaaattgttgttattAAGTAAATATTGGTAGTAACAAAtgcaacaaaaattacaaatggtACTATTTGAAGGGCATGTGCATGAGTTATTCAATTCTTCTTACTGGTCAAGTGTTAAATAAGCTAAAAAGATATGGTTAAAAAAAGTAAGTTTATCGTAACGTCACcgataaaataaagagtttcttttcattaaatacgataattaataatagaaaatagttttatatcatataatttggaggattaacttataatttatgatCTCtagttgtattaatttaaaagaaaatttctattaacaaatttaaataattattttttaataaaaaactaaacacaaaaatgaatacaaaaattgaatgaagaaatataaagagaaattaaaattgaaattaaaatattaaaattgaataaggaaaatattgaaaaaggaAAGAGTGCAGAGAGACATTAAGAAATTAAGTTAGATGTACGTGGATTAGAGTGTAAAACAGAGAGGGTTTGCagaaagtttttaaacttaacagTTACTGGCTGTCGTGTAGGCAacctgttttaattttttttttaaagggtatACACAGTATTAGACCTGGTCAAGTTGACCTTAGGGGCCTGATGACCAGGCTTGTAGCGTGGCCAGAGCAACCCATGGGTCGGGCACAATTGTTACAGTAACAAATCTTGGCCTTTCAAGGGtgttgtttaatattaattgtacATCAGTCGATCTTATCTATTTGTCAGGTCTAATCAAGTGTCCCAGTTGAACATCAATCCAACAATGCGTGATGTCATGATGGACCATAATTTGAGCAGCCactacatatttatttttcttttcaaattaacgTTAAGTAATATTTCACCAACTAATAGAATGACTTTACTTTGACTTCACAATATTTAATGCTATAGAATTTTGagtctttaatattattatatactttatataactatcttataattattgaattatattataaaaaaataattaattatgcaataatcattttttacatgattgatataatttaataattagcataatttaattatgattgcttgacaaataatttttcaaactaaattcagATATGTAACCATATACTAATACATCATTAagcctaagtttttaaaactaaattcgaaatgtatacttatttttttctttttaaattataaaccaattttaatgaaatatcatACTAAGAAAATGTATTTATATCTCTCAagctaatttattattttactccataattcaagaaaaatataaaatagaatatgaaatttaaaatttattaaaagacaTAATTTATGACTACATCTAATTTATTCGTCAACCAGGAGAGAAAGAAGAATTCAGATGGTGAACATCTTTTGATTAGCAATTTATGATAACTAGATTATAATCCATTATGCATGGCAtgctttgctttgctttgctttgctttCCACTAAAATTGAAGATAGATACTCACTAAGAACCTTCATATTTTCACACTTTGATTGCTGCTACAGGATAAAAAACGATTCTTCTTAACCTCTTAAAAGAAAACACTCAAAATGACAAGACTGGCCTGCCATCTTTCTGGCTTTGACCTGCCTTCTCTTCTACTTCATTTACACTTGTGTCGATCAACCAAAGCtgaaagggaaaatgaaaaaccTGGAGAAACTTTTCAACAGAGTTTCTGCCAGAACAAAACTAGGTGTTTAATGTTGTTACGCTTTGTGGTGAAAAACTGTTTAGGGGTTATTATGAGAATGAACAGTTGGTTTCAGTATGGCAGGCCAACTAAGCATATGAAACAAGAGTGGTCCACAAAATCGGAATGACCACATCTCCTTGAAGAAAAGACCAACTGCTGAAGCTGCAAAAGCACACAAccaaataaatacatacattCAGCACAATCAGATGTAGTATGATTAAGGCAAGAACAATGTCACATGCAATAATTATAAAGAACATGGCACCATAACATAGAACAGCAATGGAATTTGCTTCAGCCAAAGCCCATTTAAACTTCCTGTATTTGGTTAGTTGCTTCAACTTTCTCAGCTTTTTCTTAGATAATTCTCATTTAAGCCCTAGGGTTTACATAACTCTCGGCAAGATACTGGACAATGCAGTTTATCGGTAACCAAAGTTACAATGATGAGACTTTTCACTGCTATAGTAAAGGTGCCGTGGTAAGGAGAGTTGAGGCTCAGATGCATTCTAGTAATCAAAATACTCAACCATCAATAATAGGAGCAAGCACGATCCAATAAACTTCCACACCCAACTCccaaaatgaattttattaaaatcttcatttgtatatatttagCATATACACACTCCTGTATAATCCAGTTTCTGCATAACAATCTTCTAGTCCGACCTTGGTTTGCTCAACTCAAAGGTCCCTCAATAAATAAACCACTTTTCAAGGCAAACCACATGCAAAATCTTTCAGTTGGATGGCAGAGACAATTAAGGCTATGCTATTCTCCTTTCTACCCATGATCAAATAGCACATAACacaagaaaatcataaaaaccaatAGGAGAGAAGTTGAAGCTCAACATACAATAGTAAATCTAGTTTGAATAAATAGTATTTAATGAAGGTGcttagaaaaacataaaatttggaAACAATAGAAATGGCTCCAGGAATCATTACAgatacatttataatataacacCATGAACTCCATAGGCATAACCCTCCAATACTAAGATAACAGATAAATATGAGTAAAAACAGAGAAACCAGTTAACAGTTACACGAATGTAAAGATTAAATATACTAAAGACAAAAGCAATATTACCTAAGAACTAGGTGCCATGTAAAGATAATCAGGTGCACAGATAGACCTAATAGTGAAACAGAAGAACCTATGAGGCAGAGAACAAGAAAGCAATACAAGAATAAGAACCTACAAAATATTAACTACGATACTATGCATTATCAAAAATGTTGGAACTATAGAAGTGCTTTGAGACTCATGTATTAGGTAAGAAAGAAGGGGAACCTCCTCAGAAGTTCCCAAGAAGAAGCCCTTTACAATCAAAAGTTGTTCCCATTTTCCCAGCATATACCAGAACGTGCTTTGAATACcttgtttcatttatttatttctggTTCAATTTGAGGTTTACTATCTTAAAGTTGTATGCAACAGAATTTATTAGTAAAGGCcataacttatataaatatataaacaaagccTGTGGTTGATTATAAAAAGCCAAATAAACTGACGGACTTATTGGCAACCAAAGTTGATACCAGTCGCTAGTATTTAGTCCCAAAAGCAAAATGATGCTACACTATCAAGACATAACAAGCAAAATGAgatacaatttatttttcatgacCAATTTAcataacaagaaaaagaaaagtgaaaaaaaaaaaaacacttgcaCCACCTACCAACGTTACTAAGCCTTAGATCAAGACTTTAATACTCGTCATTTTCATATGATAATGACATGTATTTGTATGATATTACATTGTAAGATGCACTAAAGCTGAGTTTGATACGAATAAATTCATAAGGAGACACTTCATAAGAAGTATCAGTTAATAAGCCTTCCCAACTGCTTGCTTCATCATAGTAATACTGATGAAGACccaatagatatattatattaaataaataatactaacaACAAATAAGAAGTGTCAACTCCTCCCCTCAGATCGTAGCCTCCCTATTAGCCAATGGCTACCCAAATaaccaaataacaaatatttttcctcCCCTATTACAATCCTCACTCCCCTTTATAtaactcattaaatattaacctaataatatctttttaaatgtTATCCTAATATCCTAAtcttatcataatattaaatattttatcataatcatatattttatcctaatctaATATTATCGTTATTAAGTTCTAACATTACCTGTCCCTAAAAAACCACTTTATCCTTAAGGTGGAGATTCttttgagggttttttttttatacatctCTTCCTacccaatttgaaaaaaatttctccCATTTTGCCAACCCAAATGTTATCCTAATAGCCCAAGTCATGGGAATGACCCAAAATATAGTGGACCAAAATGTAATACTAAATCAAATGTGAGAAACAAGGGATTAAGCCCTTAGAGGAAAACACGGGCTTTGCGTCTAGGCTAACACACCAATGAAATCATGCTTTAAGTACCTCAAATTATTCGCAATACACcccatcctcaaccatacaatcAACCGCCCAAACAAAGTACACAAACCCATACAACCTTACCCAAGCCCAATTTATCAAACCTAGTATCAATACccaaacccaacccaacccacaTGGTCCAACCCGAATCCAATTCCATTCAAACAACCTTCCTTCCCAACAAATCTAAGCTTTGACTACTCTCAACAGTCGAAAACTCGAGACAATGACACAAAAGAGGGAAGTTGACAACTCCTTTTCCTTCAACTCACTAATGTAGAACTCCAAGATCGGTATGCTAAAGGACTCTACTGCAGGTGTGAAGAAAGTTATGGTCCAAACCACCAATGCCAGAATAAGTATTGCAGATGCTACTTGTCACTAAGGTTGGAATCAAACCAAGCTAGCTCGAGCTTGTTTGCTAGGTTAGCTTGAACAAGTCTGAAATGAACTTGGCTAAGGTGATCTTGAGCTTAAGGGTTTTACATTGCTGAACTCAAGCTTGGAGGGTGCTCAACTCACCAAGTTCGCAAACCAAAAAAAACTCGATTAGAATTGACAAAACGATTTTGTTTTGATCGATTTTAGCTTAGGTACAATTATAAGTTAAGCTTAGCTCGCACTTGGCTCAATACTGTAACTGAATTTGAGCTCGATTCCCCTTAAGTCGAGCTGAATTCGAACTAGTTTAAAGGAAGCTCAAGTGCTAAACCACCTATCATCAATGTACCAAAGAAAGAAGGGCATGGTGGAAATTCACCACAAGGTGAGGTGGAGTCAGTTAAAGAATTAGTTTGTGGATTGACACCTTGGAGATAAAGAAACggaaggaaaatgtgataaggCTGGAGCATTTAAAAAGGAGCAGGAAAGAGAAATGGATTTTTTAGGGAAAATGTAAAGGGATAATTGGGATTCAGGGCCTAAGGCCTAGGAGGATCTAGCGCTTCTATTGCCGCAGTATTTTCTTTTGATTACTGTTTATTTCCAAGATTTTATGCTGTGAACTGAATGTAGTGAAACTGACTATTTGATTTAACAAAGTATCTTGTCACTGTTTCATTATTTTGTGAGTTATTGTGAGCTGTTCTTTGTGTTTGTGGTGGAAGGACATATTGCTAGTTGAGTGATTTCCTACAGTTTGGTTGTGTTGAGATTATGGAAGAGCGTAGTTGAACAGAGCAGGGCAGACTATTGAATCAGGTATCTGTCAAATAGCAACTATTAAAAGCTACACAGTAACACAAATGATttgagaaaatgaataaaatcagTATAGGCAGCGCAGTCATTGTCAACCCTAACAAATTTAAGGAACCCAATCCAAGCACTTAAGCATGTATTAAGGGGCCAACCGGAATTACAATGCAtgttatgatataaatttatgaatgtattttttttttttatttaaaaaaaaaagcaagtaATCGCAATTATTAAAAAGTTGCAGCCCCAAggtttattttaaacaaaacaattgCTAAAAATTGCAATCCAAAAAATATGCATAAGCAATtaacacatacacacacacacatatatatatatgcaatagAAACTTACATGATATCATTGGGGAGACTGGGGCTGTTGCACTTCCCATGGCATGGTCTCGACTAGAGTCATAAGATATTGTTGGTGATGTTGGTAGACCAGGAGCCGACTGTGGTGAACACATTGAGGATGAACGAGCAGGTATAGGATTAGATGTTGGTGAAGAGGTTGGAGGAAAAAAAGGAGGGTTTGCAATTGCAACTGCAGGTGCAGGAGAGGGTGCAAGAGAATAAGGAGAATAAGGAGTTGGAGATGGGGATGGTGAAGGAGTTGGAGGAGTTGCATGAAGTGTACCTTTTAAAtaagaagataaaacaacactttTAACGTTACCAAAGACTAAATTATTAAGCCCAAGATTCTTAGCTGGAGATTCTGTGATTGTTTGAGCTAACTGCTTCAATCTCTGAGGCAGAAGGCTCCCCAGATCTGACATGACTGATACCTGGACTATGACTGGTGGAGTTATTGTGGAACCCTCTTTGTTTGTTACTTGCACATACAAATTCTGCATAACATAAAGAAGCatggaaagaaattaaaacactGTATATGCAGTTCACAAAGGCATCaatcatttatcataaaaacTCTATTTTGTTAACCACACCAGAGCACATGGTTAAACTACCCTCTCCCCTCTGTGTGTGCACGCATgtgaaatttgattaaaaaaataaaagaaaaacaagaaaatgaacaaaGAGATTATTCAAGATTTGCTTTATTTGGTATACAAATGTCATGATGTGAATCTGATAGGCAAAAAAAACATGTACAATTAAGGAAATtccttctattttttaaaacattaatagGCTAAGACTCATTTCAAAGCCAGTTTTGAACATAGCAAATAACTCTTTACAATATCATATCTTTTTACTGACAACTATTTAACAGTCAAAAGGCTGCAATGGATCTGGATCTACATGTCAGTACCCAACAGTAAATAAAACTACTCCTAGTTATCTCCTTTCTCCTTTCTATATTTGCAGAAAAACATAATGCAATTGAACAAGTATATATCAGCCATCAATCTCATGCCCATTTCTAAACCTGATGATAAGTAGACCTATATAAATGGAAAAGTATGAGTACAACAAAACAAAGCCCATCCAAAGTACAAACAGTCACAAAAAGCTGCATGCCAAAAGTTGAAAGAACCAGTGATTTACCTCATAAGACCTCAGATTCAATCCAGACTTCAACTGATCCCTCAACTCAAGAAAGTTTGCCTCTATTTCAGATATGGAattattaagagtaaaattaaatAGAACCTGCGTTATCTGCAAAATGGACAAAGGTTGCAGAGGAATAACAGTTATCCCCCCTGTAAACTTCAAAATCTGAAATGTAGAAGGCTGCCCGAAAATTGATGCTGTCAAAGTTAGATTGGATTGCTGAAGGAACAACTCAATTAAAGATGATCTAAGCACACTTAGGTACACAGGATTTATTGGAGCATTTATAGGACCAGGAAGAACACCAAATACTACATTGGTCCAATTTGAAGCACCCAATTGATGTATAGATAAGATAGCAACCTGTAGAAAGCAATTGAGGAAGCAGTTTTTACATCAAACTTCTGCAATtctaacaattaattaaaataaataaataaaaagaagaaagaataaaacttgaattgaaacCTCTGCATCTGGAACACCTATTTCATTGTAGAGATCATACTCTAATCTTTCCATATGTGGAACAATCTCTGAAACCGGTATCTCCAGTCTGAAGGATGCTTGAACTGTTGCTGTAAAAATGGAATAACAAACACATAAGAACCAGCAGCCAAAGCAGGCCAAAGACTGAGTCATCTTATTACTGGAATACAAtcaaatactaataaattttgttaccTATCAACCAAAACAAATACTTGTCTCAATTAAAATCTTACCATAATATGCAAACAACTTAACGAGTTTAACCAAAAATGCCCTTTACAAATTAAACCATGAAGGATATACTGCTTTTACATCTTTGCATGCAAAAATAGAGCTACAGTAAGACAAAATTGTACAGGTAATTTTACACTATCAAATATCCATGGTCAAGCtactaatttttctttcatatttaattagtaatgaTCTAAATTACTAGCCCTACAGATGCAAATTTACATCAATATCATTACTCAAAAATCGATTATGAGAAAGCTGACAAATGCTCtcctttcttattattattaaaacattttcatGCTTCATTATATTGTAGAAGCGTtcagacaaaaaaattatagtggACAAGTGAAAGCAACTTTGTTTTTATGAGTTTACTCTATGTTCTAATCAGATTACTAATAAATGCGTTCAAATACCGACACCAGATTTTCTGCACACACTAACAAACTATTGTATCATTTGACAGGAAAATTCCAAACCATCCATTGACTATAACAGCTTTGCTTGAATGATACTGCAGAAAAAATTGAACACATGAACAATTCTGAGCATTCCAAAATTTATTTTGCCCATCAACCAAGCTAAAACAAGTTAAAGTCTTAGAGCAGCAACAAA harbors:
- the LOC123193291 gene encoding uncharacterized protein LOC123193291 is translated as MGKSDQSLRQRQSLEVSNLPSSYGFSCQRCSLVFSVISREFSLKCVVVLLFSLAVSLSWIFWILPLHNFLSGFDAKDAVKLSSTVQASFRLEIPVSEIVPHMERLEYDLYNEIGVPDAEVAILSIHQLGASNWTNVVFGVLPGPINAPINPVYLSVLRSSLIELFLQQSNLTLTASIFGQPSTFQILKFTGGITVIPLQPLSILQITQVLFNFTLNNSISEIEANFLELRDQLKSGLNLRSYENLYVQVTNKEGSTITPPVIVQVSVMSDLGSLLPQRLKQLAQTITESPAKNLGLNNLVFGNVKSVVLSSYLKGTLHATPPTPSPSPSPTPYSPYSLAPSPAPAVAIANPPFFPPTSSPTSNPIPARSSSMCSPQSAPGLPTSPTISYDSSRDHAMGSATAPVSPMISSSAVGLFFKEMWSFRFCGPLLFHMLSWPAILKPTVHSHNNP